A stretch of DNA from Oryza brachyantha chromosome 4, ObraRS2, whole genome shotgun sequence:
GCAATTGGGCACCCCAAATACGTCCAATCGATAACCCATTGATATATCGTACTAGTATTTGGCAAGCGATGAACAGGCTGAGcggcgtgtatatatatatatatgcttcttAATTTGACTTATGTGATGAATACATGCAATATGGTGGAGTACAGAGTTGACGGTTTGATCGATTGTTAACCCAATGATCTATAACACGTCCGGTTCAGGGCGGTGTCCAATGATCTAACACTCCGGACCTTCGATGCTAGTAGCGTGCgaagattattattattttattggaaGGCACCATTAGTGGATTTGAGgttttagatatatatggaTCGAGCAGTGGCAAGCTAATCCATTTTTATTGAAAGGAAACCATCCATTGGAGCCATACAAGTGGTGATCGAAGCACAACACTGCATGCACATTCAGACGCATGCTCTACATAGGATACAGTAGAAATTATAAGTAGTGATTACGTACAGGCActtgttatttattattacaCGGATCGGAATGACGAGAGGTTGAGAGAGATAGCTGGCTATATGTATGTAGATTTTGTAGCACAGCTCTCATCATTCCATGCTTGGTGCATATATAAGAGCATGCttggtacatatatataggtagATAGATtattgccggcgccggccggcggtcAGTGGTCCATGGAGAGAAGAGCTGCCATCCAGGAGGGCTGCACGGTGCCGACGTACGGGCGGGTGGTGGTGTTGGGGTAGGCGGCGCAGGAATCGGCCCATGGCGCCCGTGCGTACCACGGGGTAGGCTTGTCAATGCACAACTGCAGGCCGCCGAGCACgtgccgcccgccggtcgccgtcagTAGAACGGCCTCGCGGTTCTCGAACAGAAGGCGGCAGTcctggcggccggcggcggcggcgtccaccCGGCACGAGGATGCTTCGGGCCAGTTGGGGTCCCACGCCGCGACGCCGCTCTTGTAGTTGCCGTCGAACGCCCACGCGCAGGATACCTTGCTGCGGTCGTCGTACAGCCGGTGGCGGACGGTCTCGCCGCTGCCCACGGCGAAGGCCCAGAAATCGCCGTCGCACTGGAGATAGATGGTGTCTCCCATCCTGTTCTCCACGTCGCAGGAGAAGACGACGGTGCTGTTgccctcctccggctccgggTCGCACGGCCATCCAAACGAGCACACTGGCGGCAGCTCCACCGCTGGTCCTCTTCGACCTGAGCGCGGCGGAGAAGGACTACGGCGACGTGGTGACCAAACAGTACGTCCGGCGCCACACGCTGTGTCGCTCAGTATTGCTGCAGCAACTATTGCAGCCACCAGTGAAACTTTCTTGACTGCCTTGAGGCTATTGGCGCCGTCCCGAGCCATGGTTCTTCACTGCATGCGCTTGCTGGGATGAGCTACTGACTATCGATGGTGGATCCTATCCCCTATTTATATTGGCCGGCCGGGCCCTGGAAGTGAGGGGGGCACGGTACTTGATAGTTCCCTGCTTacttcattaattaaattgatCGATCAAGATAACCATCAAATCAATTGGCTCGAGAATAAATAAACACTGCGTGAAACTTGTCAAAATTGTcctgaaatatatattatatatgtaattgCTCTATTCTGTATTGTCAGAcgcttttatctttttttaattatgtcagacttctttaaatttaaacatactAATCGCCAATTGACCCGTGTACTATGCGGGTTATTATTAGGCTGCGTTCAGCACTGCCTCTTATTTACCCAGATTTCCTCTTCTTTCACGCGCACGATgcctaaactgctaaacaatatgttttttttgaaaattttctataggaaagttgctttaaaaaatcatattaatctattttataatttttataactaataattaattaatcatatactaatatattactatattttacgTGCCGGTTATATGCAACCGCCGAATGCAGCCTTAGCGTTGCTACAAATATTACTGTGTTCCTAGCAACAATTGTTATAGTTTTGATAATATAAGAATATGTTGATTTTCTATATGCCGTTGAAGT
This window harbors:
- the LOC102719580 gene encoding uncharacterized protein LOC102719580, coding for MARDGANSLKAVKKVSLVAAIVAAAILSDTACGAGRTVWSPRRRSPSPPRSGRRGPAVELPPVCSFGWPCDPEPEEGNSTVVFSCDVENRMGDTIYLQCDGDFWAFAVGSGETVRHRLYDDRSKVSCAWAFDGNYKSGVAAWDPNWPEASSCRVDAAAAGRQDCRLLFENREAVLLTATGGRHVLGGLQLCIDKPTPWYARAPWADSCAAYPNTTTRPYVGTVQPSWMAALLSMDH